The genomic stretch AAACCCTAGGAGGCGGACAATATTGGCATGGTGGATTAGTCCAATGGTGGCAACTTCATTGATGAATACTTCTCCCTCTCCTGTTGCGTTCTCTAGCATCTTGACAGCCACAGGCACTCTATTTGGCAGCTCACCTTTATATACACTTCCATATCCTCCCTGCCCTACTTTTTCCTTAAACCGTCTTGCTATCTTCTTAACTTCAGAGAATGTGTACCTCGTGGGTTTCGATGTGCCATATGTTTTGAGAAACATTTCGACCTTCAAATGTATCTCCTCATTATATCTTGTCCTGAGTGAAAGATAAAGCGCAGTGGACACCATCAGCAGAAGAACAACAAATGCGGCCACCGATGATGTAGctgaaaataaacagaaaataggTTGTTAGCATATTATTCTGGGGATAAGTGGATGTCAAGATTCAGAGTAACCAGCGATAAGAATTGGTATAATAGATTTTTTTTATCTACATCTGAAGTTAAAACAGTTGAAGTTAGAGTGTACCTGCGATGACTTTGGTACGTGAACCTGCGAATACCAAAAGCGACAATGAGACTCCGCTGATGGTTTAATAAACAAAAACACATTATATTTGTTGAAAAAAAGTTGTCGAACCGACAAATTGTTAACACAGTTTGTCTACCATTGCAGCCATGCATTGCCCTAACGAAAATATGATAGAGTATtaaatatttggaaaaatgtGCAATAATATTTAAGTCCTTTTTTTGGAAGAGACAAAAAAAATCTTATCACGGCTGGCCAACCATATTTTATTTTTCTAGAACATACAAGAGAAGATCATAAAAACATACTGTGGTACTTCCAAGCTTTACACCGCACTTCCAAACTTTACACTGAACTTAGACAAGGAGGTCAATCAAGATCCCACTACATAATAGAATGCAGCCAATAACCAACTGTTCTATGTGCGTGTTTTTCTATTTGATCTCTTTTTCTCTGTGATTGTGTTATGTTGCAGAGGATGTGGTGCCAGTTGAAAAGTTTCTTGCTTTTGGCCTAGATGTGTAGTGCGCTTCCTGAAAAATTTGGCGTGGGTTGACTTGATCAGTGACCTGAATGTCAGGCTTCTTAGATAGAGAACTTGCCTTACTAGGGATTCTACAGCAAACAACCAACTATTCTATTTGTGTTTTTGTTGCCTGGTCTCTTTTTTCTGGTATTGGGTTATGTTGCAAAGGATGTGTTGCTGGTCTTTTATTTGTTTTCTCGCTTTTGGCCTGGCTGTGTAATGTGCCCCTTGAAAAACTCGGCAAGGGTTCGTTCTTGGTTGATGTGATCTGAATGGAAGGCTTCGTAGATAGGGCACTTGGCTTACTAGGGTTTATCAGGTGGATTAATGTGCCCATGGGTAATTACCTACTGCACCAAGGTTTATTATGTTTACAAAAACTCATGTATACACTCgtttctgttttcttttgttaTTTAGAAGTCGTATGCTTTCACAGTGCTTTTGTAATTAAGTGGTGCCCATATACATCTCTACCAAAGTATTAGACTGCAGGGAGAGATACAAAATGGTGATGCTAAATTCCCAGGCAGACAAATCGACTGATATCTCCAAAGGATTAGCTTAGTGTAACTACTAATTAAAGAGTTTCAATTATTATAAGGCCAGTATATGATAGATGAACAAAACTTCTTTTTTCCTCCTAATAATTTCCCTGTTTTTATGAGAGTTCGGGTGCTTAGTTCAATGTTATTGCTCAAGAGGCTACTAAAATGATTTGTGGTGCTATTTGAAAGAAAAATAGTTAAGGGAAGTCTCAGGAACTTCAAACACATGGAATTGTAGACTGAACTATTAAACCGTAAAGTAAAATCTTAATAGAGTTTAATACTTTATTTAAAATAGAACAAGATGGTACAATCTTATATGGTTCTAGGTAGTTTGAATTGATCATACCGTGACGCATGCAGAACGGCTGTAGCGTTTGTGAGCTGAATGCGCAGCGTCCCCCACTGGGTTCACATTTGCGACAAGTGTAATCATTCCAGTATATCGTCTTCTCAGAAAAACTGAGCATACTTTCTGCCCTTTCCTTGAAGGACTGTCGGTACATGTAGGACCTCAGTTCATGAAAGATATACATGGGTATCAGGTGGCCATTGTTGCCACCTGATACTGGGATGACCTTGCAGTCCAACGGAAGAAGAGACATATCTTCATAACTAGCCACAAAATACAAGAAGTGGGTTGTGTTGCTAAGGCAGGAGACGGGGCCTGTAATTCTATCGACAGCACCAGGTGTGAACTCTCTTGAACAGCAAACTAGGGTTGCAGACGAAAACATACTATAATATGAATCCTCGTTGCTGAAATAATCAACTTGCTGAGACGATGAGCTTTTGGATATGATGAGCTTCTTCTGGATCACCATACATGGTTCTACAAGGGGGATGAGCTTCATGGAAGAATGTCTGTAGTCTATGGCGCTGACATTGTATGGGCCAAGAACTGGGTGAACCAGGATGGTGTCTTGACCAGAACATACTAACTTCCTCATTGATCTGCTACCGCATCCGCATGATGATGTATTGCTTGAATCAAGGCAGAAAGGATACCTGATCTCTGGGCCGTGTTGGCTGCACTGTGACGGTGGGCAGTGTTTGAAGAAATCTTTATCATCCCACACCAATACTGTGGACAAGTCCCTTCCATGGCTGGTAAGTGGAAGCAGAAGGATGGCTATGGCAAGTAATTTTCTCATCTTTGTGTAGTACTGTAAGCAAGATGGGTGGCACTAGAAAGAAGAAGATGTCGCTAGTACAAAAAAGAAACAGCAGCACTTATTCCTTGTCGTCTACAGGTAAGCAGTCAGAGTCGTGGTCTACTGGTAGTTATACCTGAGGCGTACAGTTCACATACTATTGCATGCCGTGTTCTTGTGGTTTGAGTGTGATTGCAGACTTGCTTCAGTCCAGTCACCTGTTGCATGAACAATAAATACACGTCTATTTGCAGCTTTAACAGTGTGGAAATTCTAGTGTACTGTCGTTATCATCTGTGGAAATAAAAATTAATTAACATGTCATGAGACAGAAAACTCCCAAGCCTGAGTCGTCTTCTGTTCCTAGCGACACAATTTGAAAGAATATCTTCCTCTTCTGTTACCCTACAAGCTTTGACACTGTCTTCTCCCTCGTTGCGGTTTTCGTAGCAGATCATGTCCACGGAGGAGATGAGGGGTGCCCAGTTTCTCCTGTGGACATCTCCCAAGACATATCATATCCTTTACCATTGGCAAAGGAATCCTCTAGGCTGTGGGGTTGGAGCATACAAGCTGCAGGGTTGTACGAGTTAAGTCTACAATTCACATGAACACAGGAACATACTACGTGACTACGATCAACCACACGAGTTCCTACTTCTGGGTCTTGAACGCCAATTTCATAGCAATGGCAGCTACCCTTATCCAGAAGGCAAACTTGGTTCACATGGCTTTTGGTCATCCAGTGTGCTGTACCGAGAGTTACACCTAAGGCGTACAGTTCACGCCCTAATCCATGCCGTGTTCTTGTGACTTGAGTGTGATTGCAGACTTCTTTCAGTCCAGGACTGTTGCATGAGCAACAAATGAACGTCTATTGGCAGCTTTCAGCGTGGAAAATCTAGTATATTGTCCTTTTCATCTCTGGAAAAATGAATTACCTTGTCGTGGGATAGAAGACTCCAAGCGTGAGTCTTTTTATGTTCCTAGcgacacaatttttttttgagggatcCTAGCGACACAATTTGAGAAAATAGCTTTGTCTTCTGTGTATCGTGTAGATGAACTGATGTCAACAATTAGTACTCCAATCACACTATTAGTTGGTACATGTAGGTGGACATAGTCGATGTCGACCCTTTGCCTGCCTTAGTACTCTTAACAGTACTAGCTAGGATATCAACTCCCTAGTGCATATGTGAAGCGCTTTGTCATGGGGAACCCTGGATCATTTCATTTTGTTACCCTACAAACCTTAACTGTCTTCTCCCTCATTGCAGTCTTTGCAGCAGATCATGTCCATGGAGGAAGTGATGGGTGCCCACCTTTCTCCTGTGGACATCTCCAGGACATATCATATATATCCTTTCCGTCGGCGAGGTGATCCTCTTAATTGCGGTGTTGAAGCGTACGAGCTGGTTTGTACAAGTAGTAAGGCTACAATTCACATCTCAACACGGGAACATGCTACGTGACTGCGATCAATTACACTAGTTCTTGGAGCATCTCCAGCAACAGCCTTCAAATaagcgccggcaggggcgccggtaaCTTCGTTTGGGGTCATCGGCACaacatcactagtagaaaacctctcatccatctaagactttaataccggttcccttacgaaccggtattgaaGGTGGCATTTGTACCGGTTCGGACGCtcaggcattcgtaccggttcgttACGAGCttcgcaccggttcgtgttaggaaccggtacgaaaggtcttcggccagaaTGGCAGGTGAGGGTGGGGCCAAggttggacctttggtaccggtttgtgttagcaaccggtactaaagggtgcctcATATGCTCACTGCGCCCCTGCCCCGCCCCCGATCCATTCTCATTTtcatctctctcacatttctaaaacttttgcacctctcacactccaacaaattttcattctttctccaccattttaacaagattaacgacctccatctatccaagggttagcaatatcatcctttattccggcgttcctaatttagctcatttctttggtagtttaactcgtactatttttctagtgctagcaaggtgtttgatgaaatgcctaagttagggattttactttttttataatcaatttgagctgaaattatggtatattttgtaggttttaattagtatcatccccgtcctcaccgccgtcgatcgccagcgtcgtcccctagccggcaccgtacaacctcggtgagcctcttcttttttataaaaaaacttagttttatgtgatgaacttgaatattaattaagttggtcactcatatatccacgatgttgtgtactgaatgatttttgatatacatataaaatgcagatgagtcgacaatggatgtacggtgaccggtgccatcccgagttcattaatggcatgcattattttcttaacgtggctgaggcaaacaggcggtcgaatggtttcatgtattgtccatgtagttcctgtaagaatatgaaggattactctacctcgaagacccttcacgtccacctgctggagaacggtttcatgcccagctataattgttggaccaagcacggagaaagaggggttatattggaagacaacgaagaagaagaggatagtgacaactatcccttattcactgaacccggtgatagtagaatgggggaagacgaagctgaagaagagcccattttcgatgagccaatttttgatgatccggatgacgatttgggtcgggccattcttgatgcgaagatgaactgcggaaatgaaaaggagaggttgaagttggagaaaatgttagaggatcacaacaaactgttgtacccaaattgcgaaaatggtcagaaaaagctgggtaccacgctggaattgctgcagtggaaggcagagaatggtacttctgacaagggatttgaaaagttgctgaaaataataaagaagatgcttccatgggagaacgtgttgccctctagcacgtacgaagcaaagaaggttgtctgccctctaggattagaggtgcagaagatacatgcatgcatcaatgaccgcatcctctaccgcggggagtacgagaatttgaatgcatgcccggtatgtagtgcattgaggtataagatcaggcgagatgaccccggcgatgttgagggtgagtccacccccgggaagagggttcctgcgaaggtgatgtggtatgctcctataataccacagttgaaacgtttgttccggaacaaagagcatgccaagttgttgcgatggcacaaagaggaccgtaagaaatatgtgatgctgagacaccccgccgacgggtcgcaagggagaaaatcgacagagagttcaagtcattttcagatgacgcaaggaacttaagatttggtctaagtacagatggctttaatcctttcgggagcagagctccagtcatagcacctggccagtgactctatgtatctataaccttcctccttggttgtgcatgaagcggaagttcattatgatgcaagtgctcatccagggcccgaagcaacccggcaacgacattgatgtgtacctgaggccattggttgaagaacttttagagttgtggcgtgacgaaggtgtacctgtgtgggatgagcacgaacaaaaggaatttaacctacgagcgttgttatttgtaaccatcaatgattggcctgctcttggtaacatttcagggcagtcaaacaagggatacaatgcatgcacacactgtttaggtgagactgacagtaattatttgggaaacaagaatgtgtaccggggcatcgtcgatttcttccaaaacaacatcgcgtaagaaagagaggaaagcatttcggaggtgaggcggataaccgaacgaagcctacccgccctactcggggaagttatatatgatatggtcaaggatttaaaagtgatctttggaaagggtcccggcggacaatctattCCGCAtggtgttgacggacacgtacccatgtggaagaagaagtcgatattttgggagctaccctaccggaaattcttagaggttcactcgcaatcgacgtgatgcacgtgacgaaaaatctttgcgtgaacctgctaaacttcttgggcgtgtatgggaagacaaaagatacaccggatgcacggcaggaccagcaaagtatccacgaaggaaacaacctgaatccagagaagtatcaaggtcccgccagcctacgctcttaccaaagaggagaaggagatcttttttgaagtcccgagtagcatcaaggtcccgtccggcttctcgtcgaatataaagggaataataaacatgtcggagaaaaagtttcaaaacctaaagtctcatgaccgccacgtgataatgacacaattacttccggttgcattgagggggcttctgccggaaaatgttcgagtacccattgtgaagctatgtgcgttcctcaatgcaatttctcggaaggtgatcaatccacttactctacaaaatttacggaaggatgtggtccaatgtctagtcagcttcgagttggtgttcccaccatccttcttcaatattatgacacatctcctagttcactctggtcgaagagattggcgttctcggtccggtatttctacacaacatgttcccctttgagagattcatgggagtcttaaagaagtacgttcataaccgtgctaggctagaaggaagcatctccaagggctatggaacagaggaggtcattgagttttgtgttgactttattcctgaccttaagccgatcggtgttcctgaatagcgctatgaggggagactgcgtggaaaaggcacgctaggaaagaaatcaagaacgtgtatggacggacattctttcactcaagcacactacacagttctacttaattccatcttggtggctccgtacaaagaggaacacaaggatatcttatgctctaaatacccggagcaacgtgaagattggattgctggagaacacatgaagactttcggcggttggttgcaaacacgtctcatgaatgtcactgatgacgagcagctgtacttgttggccaagcaaccatcttcgactatatcgacttttcaagggtacgagattaatgggaacacatttt from Lolium rigidum isolate FL_2022 chromosome 4, APGP_CSIRO_Lrig_0.1, whole genome shotgun sequence encodes the following:
- the LOC124708449 gene encoding rust resistance kinase Lr10-like isoform X1; translation: MRKLLAIAILLLPLTSHGRDLSTVLVWDDKDFFKHCPPSQCSQHGPEIRYPFCLDSSNTSSCGCGSRSMRKLVCSGQDTILVHPVLGPYNVSAIDYRHSSMKLIPLVEPCMVIQKKLIISKSSSSQQVDYFSNEDSYYSMFSSATLVCCSREFTPGAVDRITGPVSCLSNTTHFLYFVASYEDMSLLPLDCKVIPVSGGNNGHLIPMYIFHELRSYMYRQSFKERAESMLSFSEKTIYWNDYTCRKCEPSGGRCAFSSQTLQPFCMRHGSRTKVIAATSSVAAFVVLLLMVSTALYLSLRTRYNEEIHLKVEMFLKTYGTSKPTRYTFSEVKKIARRFKEKVGQGGYGSVYKGELPNRVPVAVKMLENATGEGEVFINEVATIGLIHHANIVRLLGFCSEGLRRALIYEFMPNESLEKYIFSHDPNIFQNVLVPDKLLDIAMGIARGMEYLHQGCNQRILHFDIKPHNILLDYNFNPKISDFGLAKLCARDQSIVTLTAARGTMGYIAPELYSRNFGGISYKSDVYSFGMLVLEMVSGRRNSDPSTGSLNDVYLPEWIYEKVINDQELALTLETTQEEKEKVKQLAIVALWCIQWNPRNRPSMTKVVNMLTGRLQNLQMPPRPFVTSENQPMP